A window of Rosa rugosa chromosome 7, drRosRugo1.1, whole genome shotgun sequence genomic DNA:
TTGGTGCTGGTATTGAACGTAACACTTTTAACAGCTGTGTGAGAGCCTGCCAAGTCCAATGGGAGAGTCGATAATTGACTGCAATAGCATTTCAAGCATGCCGAACATTACCTTCACCATCGGAAATAAGCCTTTTGTTCTCACTCCACAACAGGTTAGATTTGAGATTTACCAGTTATTCTGGTTGTAATTGATGATAAGTTCTTCTATAAATATATTGAGTCTGCAACTATTTGTCATACTTTCCAATTTTTCAGTATGTTCTGAAAACTGGCCAAGGCATTACTGGTATCTGCATCAGTGGGTTTACAGCTTTCGATATACCCCCTCCATCGGGTCCTCTCTGGTATGTTATGGAAACTTAATACTCAAGTTTATAGACATCTGCTTAGGTCCATCTTTACGCAGGCTTGTCAACCTTCATGCAGGATCCTTGGAGATGTATTTATGGGGGCATATCACACAATTTTCGACTTCAGTAACCTCGAGATCGGATTTGCCGAAGCTGCTTAACAACCCCACATTCTGGTTTTCTGTAACTGGTGGTTTTCAGAAACTTTTAAGATGGAGATGTCATAGGTTGTGATCAAAGAGTGTATCATATTCAAATCTCTTCCTTAATGCTTTATAATAAAAATGTATAGATGGTTCCTATCTAAAATTCTTTGCATTGatgcataaaaaaaatttaatatatatataaagtgcCAATGGTCAAAAATCTCCCTGTAACTGCGGTGAATTGTGATAAACCATGAATCAAGAAACAACATTACAGAATGCAGAAGCTTCATTTAGTCACAAGGAGGGGGGAGGCATAAGCATTGTTTATCCTCATGAGCAAATAGTCTGCACTTATAATAGACAATCTTTATTAACCACATCATTCTTATGCTTCGGTGTATTTGACTTTAATTGGTACACCTATTAAAGGATCTTTCCTCACATCACAACTGCATACAACTGATGGAAACATAAACTGCATAATTATGACACACAAACAATGAAAGCTTCGTAATGGTACAGAGCCGCTGGGCAGTTACAAGCTATGTCACCTATTCTTCATCACTATCATTGCCAAATACTGAGGCCACAGCTACTTTTGCTACTTTTGGCTTCTTTGAAGCACTACCAAACAAGGTCTGCAAAATAGGAGAGAAGTGCCAATATGTTAACGGGCatatttttttcatcaaatGAATTGAATGCATTAATAATAAATGCAGTTTAGTCAATTCCTATGAGTCGATGTAGTTTACTCACAAAGCCTAGACAGTGATATGCAGTTTAGATTCATATCTTCAAATACATAGTTACAATAGATCAGAAACTTCACTTTGGTTTTACCTTAGAGGTGCCGCCACCTTTAGAAGAAAACCCAAATTTCAAGGCCTTCCTTTGATCTTGATCTGCAAGTGCAGTAGCACTTCTCAGTTCAGCAGAACCTGGGGCTGATGCAGATTCTTCTTGCTGTTGTtgtagctgctgctgctgcttacGGGCATCGGCACTCcttaaattaaagaaaagaaaaggaatgaTAAGTCAATGAGGctatacaaaaaataaaataaaaaattaatgcaTGAATCAGAGAGGCAAAAGATTACATCTGAGCAAACTTTGCCATTTCCCTCTCCTGGCGCTGCTGCTCCCGTTTTTGACGATCATCCCGACTACTTGTACCAtgcatttctttcatttctttaaaacGCTGCAAGCCTCAAATTTAAGGGGTTTTCCCATTCAGACCAAATTTGAAACAATCAAGTCAAAGAAAGTGATTGTGACTGTAATCAACATAAACCGCTTACCTTCCTGTGATTATGATCATAGGAGCTCAAGTGAGCTTCAAATTCCACAGCCaatttgtattgtttgttgcaCAGGTCACAGTAGAACACCTTGCGTATTTCTTTCACCTCAGTTTGAATTTTCTGCTCACGTTCTGCTAAAACCTGGATTTTAATGTGCACGAAGCAGGCAGTAGAAGCCACCAGGTAATAAAAACTGCAGGAAATTCTCAAGACCTTCCAAAGTTGATGGTCCCTTATGATATACCATTCCCGTCAAAAGACAGGCATATATGCTATATGCTGCCTTCTGCTATTAAATTTGGGTTTCAGAAAAAGTAGCTTATCAACTTCATTATTATCTAATAACTTAAGTACTTATAGTATCTAAGATTGAAGGCATACCTCCCGCTTCTTTGCATGTTCCTCAGTCTCTTCCATCTCAACATCAAGTTTTCTTCTTTGAATATTTTCTTCTGCTGTAAAATaatcatcttcttcttgttttccaACTCCTAGTTTTGGGTCTCTAATCCCAGATTTTATTGGCTCAACAATTCCTGCAGAACCCGATTAGATGTTATGAATGTAGAACACCAGGGCTACTATAAGCAATACCAAGACTTCATATGTCCCCTACCCGATTAGAAGCAATTAAGCAGTGAGACCAACAATGACAGCAATTAATCCCTTTTAAGGGCCAATCTATCATCACTACTATAAGCAATACCAATACTTTATACGCAGTGAGACCAATAATGATTGCCATTAAAAGGGATTAAAGAAAACTTATATACTAAAGAACGAGCAGCATGTTGTAGCCTTTAGGCACTCAAACAAGTTGACATACAAGTTGTCCATGAAAGAAGGTGGTCACTTACTTTAAAGATATCAATTAACAAACTCAATACACAATCACATAATCATAAATATAATAACAAACCTTGTTCATCTTTACCGAGCCCCTTCCCCTTCCACCCCATTTTCTGGAGAAGCCGAAAACCAATGTTAGATGATGGTAACTGTCTGTCCAATGACGCTTGTTCCACATGTTCCAGATCAACATTTTCTGTTGGCCTTTGATTAATAGGAAGTCTGAATTCCTCTGCAAAATCATCAAGAAGTGACTCCTGATATGCCTGCACCATAAAGTCATTTTAATGCATATCGTTAAATTGGGAATTCCTTGTTGGCCGTAAACAAAAGCCAAACATAAAACTAGCCAAGTACCATATGATTAATGTAGTCTAATGAAATGATTTTTCATGAGGAACTAAATATAATCATGTGAGAACCATAAAACTTGGAGGtcactgaaaaaaaaaacaccacttGTTTGGCAAGCCAATTATGCAACTAGGTCATCAGATCTATGATAATAGACACAAGATCCTACAAACCAATAATACAAGTGGCCCACTAGTTACCTGCTCCTTCTCGTGTTGCTGTTTGTCTCGGGTGCTTGTTTCCTGTCTACTGTTATACCACCGGTTGGACATGTCTTGCCTAAACCATCATAAACCAACAACAAATAAAAACTCCAACTCCAAGGTGATGGGCAAATTCATTTGAATCTCAGAACAGAAAGTGAGCAAAACTATGGACAAAACTATGCAAATATCAAAACTTCATAACAGGCACCAAAACACCACTTTATAGTTACTCTTCTAAAATTACGATAAATATGTCTGGGGAGTAGAACACCAAGAatatttttcaaaaacaaaagctAATGTAGTGAAACCTACTGACCTGCTCTTCATTACCAAGAAAAACTGATATTATGAAAGCTAAAGTGTCAATCTTCTGGATTTCTATCATCTAACTCTTAACTAACTCCCCTAGTATTTAGCCAAATAGTTGAATTGCACCAATAAGAGCAGTAATCAAACCCCTCTCGCTAAGTCCAAATCAATTAAAAGCCACTAACAGAGGAAAAGCAACAAGTATAGCTATAACATGAGAAAACACACACCTATTACAAATATCACCAATACATACATAAAAATCATTACCAACAACAATAGCTAATGTAGTGAAACCAACTGTTCAATTGCCACAAAAACTCCAATTTCTTTTGTCTAACTCTCCTCCTACTAGCCAAATTGCACTAATTTTCTCCTCTCATTCATCCAATTGTaattaaaagtttttttttttttggtcaagagAATGTCTTCAATATTATACACATACCAAGCATTACAAGTAAAACCAAAACACGAATAGGTTAAATGGGTATTTACAGAACACTCAAACTAAGCCTAAACCAATAACAATTTGTAACTTGGTCCAAAACCCAAATCAACAATCTTGAAAGATGAATAATTTTAACAACAATTAGATAAGAAAACCTCAAATTCGTGATATTCAGGAACAAATAAGAATCAAAACACCGGTAGCAATAACCTGGTGGAGTTGAATTTgcgagctagagagagagagagagaaacccaaAGCTGCTTCCGATCTCGTAATCTGCGGTTTGGTCTATGAAACGGGTTATTATAGTAAAATTGGACGGACTTGGATCCTCGCCCGACTGTACCTGGGTCGCACCCATACATACTGGGCTCAAGCCCAGTATaccttcatttctttctttccttttgttacttttttttaattttctaatatTATGGGTTCTCTTATTTTTCACtcgtttctttctcttttctataAGCTGCACGGTGTAGAGAATTATGCGTTTTCTACTTTTATGCATCGCACGATTAAGAAAAGCTGAAAAAGTTGGTTCTCGAAACACCTTAACACACAATTTTCAAGCCTGATACCCgtgaatttgtttttttttttttttccttttgtttaatTTGACACAAGTCTTGAGTCGAAATATCATAGATCGGACATAAACTTCCAATTAAGAAAATCCTAAATATAAAAATTGAGTTGAGATTATTGTGGTTTGTCACTTGGGAAACCTTCTAAAAATCACGTTTTACTAATGGTGGTGAGATTATGACACAAAAGAATTTcaatacataatttttttttttttggtgaatttcAATAAATATGAGTGTTAAAAATATATATCAACATGTATAGTCACGAGTGTTCCCAGACTCCAAAATGCACCCCAACCCAGAGACTAGCGCATAGTTCCCGGACAACCTTAGGCTGTAGCCCATCCAAATTTTTTGAAGTTTGTgttcatacatatataattagGACAAAGTGATCTCAATCTTAACTATAGCCCACCCTATCTAGCCATATTCCttgattttcttctccttgcAATTAGAGTTTTGTTCTTGTCATTAATTTGTTTTggatttcttgatttacttCTCCTTGCAGGCGGTGGATGGCATTGATGATGGCCGTGTGCCGGGAGTGAAGGAGGCAGTTGCAGCGACGGGGATAGGTGCCGAAGGAGGGGAGCTTGGATCATTATGGAGACCCAACTCCAAATGGAGGCCCAATCCaatttgggtgcccaaatcagttgGGTGGCCCATATCACGTGTGTGGCCCAACTCAACTCCAAAGCCTAGATCAGCTTGGAAGTATTGGGTGTCCAAATTATTTGAGAATGTTCTTTGGATTATGGCCCACTTGTGGACCAAAATGAGGAGAGCTAATTCTCGAGGGTTTCGTATCTGGGATCCAGGTGATTTGATCCAACAATCTATGTTTATACCCGACACATGTGGTACTAGAGTTCTCTGGAGTATAGGCTTCAAAAAATTTAAGTTTTGTTCGAACTTAGCCTATTTAccatgttttcttttcataGTGTATATGCTcgcttttgaataagtgagcactgattgtctaatgagtggtgctagcatgcCACGTCCTAGACTTGCGCATGATGGCAATGGAATGTATGTAtctgtgccattctggcttgagattgaatgagaattgatctgttgattaaaaaaaaaaaaaaattattcttctATTCTTTTGGAAAGTGGAactaaaagaatgaaaaattgATGTAAAAAATTTTAACTGATTTTTGACCACATGATTTCCCTTTAGAAATGGTTTGAttatatgaaattttttttttccgtttaATAGTATATGctcaacttttatttttatagttCTAAAAAAACATGTTATTGAAATtttaacaaaatttaagttacaagcttttcttttcttttttcctttggtAAAGCTGTGCCCTAGTCAACTATGTCCGAGCTCTATAGCGGCGGGGGTTTTGGCAGTTATAATGGCTATTGAGCTTGCTTGGGTTCGTGATTGGAAACACATTTGGTTGGAAGTTGACTCGTCACTTGTGCTAGACTACCTACGCTCTCCTTTACTTGTACCTTGGCAACTTCGTGTTCGTTGGCTTAATTGTTTAAGTTGCATCGCAAATATGACATTTCGATCTTCTCATATTTTTCGTGAAGGGAATAAAGTTGCAGATACATTGGCTAATCACGGTATGTCGTTAACTCAACTAGTGTGGTGGGATGTGCCTCCTTCTTTTATTTTGTCCTATTGTAATAGTGACATTATGGGTCTTCCTCAGTTTCGGTTTTGCTagttttgtttaattgttagtttgcttcgagaggttttggttttgtatCCCTCTCTTGTTATCTACTTTTTATTTGATTAATTCAACAGAGTGTTAGCTAGGGTACTCCTCTCTTTCACTCATCTTTcagccaaaaaataaaataaaaactatgtCCGAGCTCCGTCCCTGCCCCAACCTGTGTCAACTATGTAGTTTTGAAATGGCAACTTAACGTATTGATTTTGAAACGCAGTTACCTACCAGGCTACCAATGCACGAATAAAGTTGgtctaaaagaaaataaacttcTGATTACTGTACTTTTGCATTCTTTGGAATATTTTTGTTGCTAGCTACttctattttcctttcttcttttctataGAAAAGAAGTCTGATTCTATCATGCCAATCTTACTAGTCATCATAAGCTGATCATGATTTAAGGAAGATAATGAGGGCGTCAAAATCATAGACATGCAGTATCTATATGCTAATGTC
This region includes:
- the LOC133720835 gene encoding uncharacterized protein LOC133720835 isoform X1; its protein translation is MYGCDPGTVGRGSKSVQFYYNNPFHRPNRRLRDRKQLWVSLSLSLARKFNSTRQDMSNRWYNSRQETSTRDKQQHEKEQAYQESLLDDFAEEFRLPINQRPTENVDLEHVEQASLDRQLPSSNIGFRLLQKMGWKGKGLGKDEQGIVEPIKSGIRDPKLGVGKQEEDDYFTAEENIQRRKLDVEMEETEEHAKKREVLAEREQKIQTEVKEIRKVFYCDLCNKQYKLAVEFEAHLSSYDHNHRKRFKEMKEMHGTSSRDDRQKREQQRQEREMAKFAQMSADARKQQQQLQQQQEESASAPGSAELRSATALADQDQRKALKFGFSSKGGGTSKTLFGSASKKPKVAKVAVASVFGNDSDEE
- the LOC133720835 gene encoding uncharacterized protein LOC133720835 isoform X2; translation: MYGCDPGTVGRGSKSVQFYYNNPFHRPNRRLRDRKQLWVSLSLSLARKFNSTRQDMSNRWYNSRQETSTRDKQQHEKEQAYQESLLDDFAEEFRLPINQRPTENVDLEHVEQASLDRQLPSSNIGFRLLQKMGWKGKGLGKDEQGIVEPIKSGIRDPKLGVGKQEEDDYFTAEENIQRRKLDVEMEETEEHAKKREVLAEREQKIQTEVKEIRKVFYCDLCNKQYKLAVEFEAHLSSYDHNHRKRFKEMKEMHGTSSRDDRQKREQQRQEREMAKFAQIADARKQQQQLQQQQEESASAPGSAELRSATALADQDQRKALKFGFSSKGGGTSKTLFGSASKKPKVAKVAVASVFGNDSDEE